The Methanocella arvoryzae MRE50 genome includes a region encoding these proteins:
- a CDS encoding DUF3006 domain-containing protein encodes MKATIDRFEEDLAVLIVRGEVPTVLHIPVWLLPEDCKEGDILDICISKDVEGTEAAKKRVSDLIEKLKKKSKD; translated from the coding sequence ATGAAAGCCACAATCGACAGGTTCGAAGAAGACCTCGCAGTGCTGATCGTCAGGGGCGAGGTGCCGACTGTACTGCACATCCCGGTCTGGCTGCTGCCAGAGGATTGTAAAGAGGGCGACATCCTTGATATTTGCATATCGAAAGACGTCGAGGGCACCGAAGCGGCTAAAAAGAGGGTCTCCGATCTTATCGAGAAGCTGAAAAAGAAATCGAAGGACTGA